TCTCGTGGCCATCTCGAACACCGATTGTGATCGCGGCACGCTGGAAGAGCGGATCCGCGCGGCGGCAACGCCCGGGCCGGCGATCGTCTTCATCGACATGCCGAGCGGATCGTGCCACTTCGCGGCGATGCGCAAGATCCAGTCGATGGAGAGCGTCCGCATCGTGACTGGCGTCAACCTCGCGATGCTCCTCGAATTCATCTTCCATCGCGATGGCGGCGTCGACGAACTCGCCGAGCGTCTGGCGCAGGTCGGTGCACACGCAGTGACGGCTCGCTGATGACGTTGCGCCTCTTCCGCGTCGACGACCGCCTGGTGCATGGCCAGGTCGTGATCGGCTGGGGGCGCCCGCTTGCCGCGCAATTCATCGTGCTCGTCGACGACGAGGTCCGGCAGAGCAGCTGGGAGCAGGACCTCTACCGGATGGCGGTCCCCGGCGACGTCGCGATCGTCTTCGCCAGCACCGCCGAAGCGGTCGCCCATCTCGCCGAGTGGAATGCGGATCCGCGCTCGGGCATGCTCCTCACCGCGGATCTTGCCACGATGGCAACGCTGCACGACGCCGCGCCGGTGCTGATCCGGGAGATCAATCTTGGCGGGCTCCACCATCGCCCCGGCCGGGTGGAGCGGTTGCGCTACGTCTACCTGGCCGCTCCCGACGAGGTGCTGCTGCGGCGGCTGGCGCATGATGGTGCACACGTGACGGCACAGGATCTTCCCACCGCCGCGGCGGTCGACCTGGACACGCTGCTCCGATGAACTCCGAGGGACTCCGGGTGGCCCTGCTCTTTCTGTGGGGAACGATCGCCGGGCTGGATCTGGTGAGCGTCCCGCAGGGATTGCTGTCGCGACCGATCGTCGCCGCCACCGTCGCCG
This is a stretch of genomic DNA from Gemmatimonadales bacterium. It encodes these proteins:
- a CDS encoding PTS sugar transporter subunit IIB, which translates into the protein MTLRLFRVDDRLVHGQVVIGWGRPLAAQFIVLVDDEVRQSSWEQDLYRMAVPGDVAIVFASTAEAVAHLAEWNADPRSGMLLTADLATMATLHDAAPVLIREINLGGLHHRPGRVERLRYVYLAAPDEVLLRRLAHDGAHVTAQDLPTAAAVDLDTLLR